From a single Solenopsis invicta isolate M01_SB chromosome 4, UNIL_Sinv_3.0, whole genome shotgun sequence genomic region:
- the LOC105195546 gene encoding zinc finger and BTB domain-containing protein 24, producing MRRRNLKTDKMLKLDEIEGENATRVARKRTRKATEEKKSKGRRKSRHASGSGRKLRSNAVEAAVVPRKVEPAEEETPLDLLYLTKDPSGVSCKIEPSVSNENNYILMPPLETLEDAGMRMEELLEQSMHKISKSQKNGRWKHSYNKMVYLRKCVANSDQSMQDEMSSQSTSEEHERLPRIEDIAYENSERIKRDKKWTKKVNPLSLHYTDKKRPYLKCPACGATFFSPNTYQRHLLSHLHPTEENSYTCNFCNYTNVEPGMLFAHLTKHQNQCESCNETLLRKDNYDKHYQCSLKMLDFGLKRDHHGMFTCAVCELMFDLVTQLEKHWFKHTCKKQKSYQCNECSGLYENAETLKNHKCLKCPICGEVYENLHRLKVHTIWMKHKLTCPICSYEFILSMDHEKHMALHRKVYQPMKDYMHCLRAADGKTYQCNLCDKIFYALSALRTHLTEEHVGSVKVEKEEIIADSSYELKGDTINIVVVPDFKDTGNYYENEMDSLQMETDLYDPS from the coding sequence ATGAGGCGACGCAACCTCAAGACTGACAAGATGCTGAAGCTGGACGAGATCGAGGGCGAGAACGCCACCCGGGTGGCGCGCAAGAGGACGAGGAAGGCCACGGAGGAGAAGAAGAGCAAGGGCCGCAGGAAGAGCAGGCACGCCAGCGGCAGCGGACGAAAGTTGCGAAGCAACGCCGTGGAAGCGGCTGTGGTCCCGCGCAAGGTGGAACCCGCGGAAGAGGAGACGCCGCTGGATCTGCTGTACCTCACGAAGGATCCCTCAGGCGTATCCTGCAAGATCGAGCCGTCCGTGTCCAACGAGAACAATTACATCCTGATGCCACCCCTGGAGACCCTCGAGGACGCGGGTATGAGGATGGAGGAGCTGCTCGAGCAGAGCATGCATAAAATCTCCAAGAGCCAGAAGAACGGCAGGTGGAAGCACAGTTACAACAAGATGGTATATCTGCGGAAGTGCGTGGCTAACAGCGACCAGTCGATGCAGGATGAGATGTCCAGCCAGAGCACGTCCGAGGAGCACGAGCGTCTCCCCAGGATCGAGGATATCGCGTACGAGAACTCGGAGAGGATCAAGCGGGACAAGAAGTGGACGAAGAAGGTGAATCCCCTCTCCCTGCACTACACGGATAAAAAGAGACCCTATCTCAAGTGTCCCGCGTGCGGCGCGACGTTCTTCAGCCCGAACACGTATCAGAGGCACCTGCTCTCCCACTTGCACCCAACGGAGGAGAATAGTTAcacatgtaatttttgtaattatacgaACGTGGAGCCCGGAATGTTATTTGCTCACTTGACAAAGCATCAAAATCAATGTGAATCCTGCAACGAGACCTTGTTGCGCAAGGACAACTACGACAAGCATTATCAGTGCTCGCTCAAGATGCTGGACTTTGGCTTGAAACGTGATCATCATGGAATGTTTACCTGTGCAGTCTGCGAATTGATGTTCGACCTCGTGACTCAGTTGGAGAAACACTGGTTCAAGCACACCTGCAAGAAACAGAAGTCGTATCAGTGCAACGAATGCAGTGGGCTGTACGAGAACGCGGAAACCTTGAAGAATCACAAATGCCTCAAGTGTCCCATTTGCGGCGAGGTCTACGAGAATCTCCATCGACTGAAGGTGCACACAATATGGATGAAGCACAAACTGACGTGTCCAATCTGTTCGTACGAATTCATCCTCTCCATGGATCATGAGAAGCATATGGCCCTGCATAGGAAGGTTTATCAGCCGATGAAAGATTACATGCATTGTTTACGCGCGGCCGACGGTAAGACGTATCAATGCAACCTGtgtgacaaaatattttacgccTTGTCCGCTCTTCGCACGCATCTCACGGAGGAGCATGTGGGGAGTGTAAAGGTGGAGAAGGAGGAAATCATAGCAGACAGCAGTTACGAACTGAAGGGGGACACTATCAATATCGTCGTAGTTCCTGACTTTAAAGATACCGGCAATTACTATGAGAACGAAATGGATTCCTTGCAGATGGAAACCGATCTCTATGATCCGTCATAA